GGCGGTCTGGATCTCCCTGGAGGTGATGGTGGACCTCTTGTTGTAGTGAGCCAGGCGGGAGGCCTCACCGGCGATGCGTTCAAAGATATCGCTGACAAAGGAGTTCATGATCAGCATGGCCTTGGAGGAAATCCCAGTATCGGGGTGGACCTGCTTCAGGACCTTGTAGACATAGATGGCATAGCTCTCCTT
This region of Lates calcarifer isolate ASB-BC8 unplaced genomic scaffold, TLL_Latcal_v3 _unitig_1695_quiver_769, whole genome shotgun sequence genomic DNA includes:
- the LOC108890174 gene encoding histone H2B 1.1; protein product: MPADPVKAPKKGSKKAVSKSVTKTGKKKRKTRKESYAIYVYKVLKQVHPDTGISSKAMLIMNSFVSDIFERIAGEASRLAHYNKRSTITSREIQTAVRLLLPGELAKHAVSEGTKAVTKYTSSK